The DNA sequence TTTTGATGTTGACGCGAGTTTCGCCGGGCAAATAGACAAAGTGGTCGTCAATATCCTTTTGGTGAAAAAGTGTTTTGAATAGGGCATCATTCTCCCGACCCAAAAAGCCCGTGACGCTGACCCTATGACCCGCCTCGGCCAAAAAGGAAGCTACGTTCACGCCTTTGCCGCCGGCATCGTCCTGCTTCCAATTGACCCGGTTTACCGCATCGGCCCGAAAGTTTGGAATCGAGACGGTCTGGTCGATCGCTGGGTTGAGCGTCACTGTCGCAATCCGTTGCGCTTTGGGGGGGTGGGTCATAGCGCCCTCACCTCCTCAGCGGTGCGACAGGCGATCGCTTTTTGAGCTAGCCGCTTCATCTGCTTCATCGACGCTCCCCGCAGCCGTGCTTTGACTTTCGGGATGCTGGGGATATCCATGCTCAGCTCTTTCACCCCCAGCCCGGCGAGAATCATTGCCCCCTGGGGCTCTCCGGCTAAACCACCGCAGACACCGACCCATTTACCAGCCAACTTGGCCCCCTGCACGGTCTGACAAATTGCCCGCAGCACGGCAGGATGCAGAGCGTCGGCCTGCTTGGCCAGGGTGGGATGACCCCGATCCATCGCCAGGAGGTACTGGGTCAGGTCGTTGGTACCCACCGAGAAGAAGTCGACTTCCTGGGCAAATTCCGCCGCCATCAGCACGGCGCTGGGCACCTCGACCATCATGCCGATTTCTACGGGCGGCCCATCGATCGCCGCTCGCACTGACTCCAGCACCGTCTTAGCGGCGCGAATGTCTTCCAGCGTGGCAATCATGGGGAACATGATGCGGATGTAGCCGCCACGAGCCGCCCGCAGAATTGCCCGCAGCTGAGTCTCAAACAGATCGGTGCGCTCCAGGCACAGCCGCACGCCGCGAATACCGAGGAAGGGATTCTCTTCAGCGGGCTGGTTCAGGTAGGGCACATGCTTGTCACCGCCAATATCCAGCGTGCGCACGATCAGCGGCAGGCCGTTGAGGGCTTCGGTCATCTGGCGCAGCGCATCATACTGCTCCTCTTCGCTGGGGGGCGCGGTGCGGTTGAGAAACAGAAATTCCGTCCGCAGTAGCCCCACCCCTTCGCCCCCGGCATTCACAGCCGGGGCGGCTTCCGCTGGTCCGCCGATATTGGCGACCACCTCAATGCGGTGGCCATCGGTGGTGATAGCAGGCTGGAACCGGGTTTGCTGCTCCACATCGCGCAGTTGGGCGCGTTCTGCCTGAGCCTGCCGTGCCTTCTCCAAATCTCCTTCGGTCGGGTTGGGGTAAAGCTGGCCCTGGTCGCCATCGAGGATAGCAATCGCACCCTCCCGCAACTCCATCACTCCATTACCTGCCCCAGCCACCGCAGGAATGTTGAGCGATCGCGCAATAATCGCTGTGTGGCTGGTCGCCCCGCCCGCCGCCGTGCAGAATCCTTGAATTCTCTCCGGATCCAGCCCGGCAGTATCTGAAGGCGTCAGGTCATCAGCAATCAAAATTACAGGATGATCCGGCAGAGCTGATCCAGCCTCACCACCGCCCACCAGCCGCGCCAGCACCCGCTGTCCCACATCCCGCACATCTGCTGCCCGACCCGACAAGACCGGATCGGCTAACGCCTCTAATTCTTTTGCCTTGGTTTCGATTACCTGCTGCCAAGCCCAGGGCGCGCTGTGGTTGGGCGGAATTCGGTTCAGTGCCTCCTGCTGAAGCTCGGGGTCAGCCAAAAACTCCCGGTGGGCCTGAAAGATCGCGGCCTTAGCCTTGCCCGATCGCTCTTTGATGGCGGCGTAGAGGTCGGTAAGATCAATGTCGGCGAGGGCAATCGCATCCCTCAGCCGATCCTGCTCTGAGATTGGGTCACTAGCGGTTTCGGCAAACTCTAGCTTGGTACGGTGGAAACGGTGCAAGGGCGCGATCGCCAGCCCTGGCGACGCCGCCACCCCAGACAGAGCACGACTTTCTAGCTCCAACGCCGGTAGCTTCAAAGCCGGACTGGCCGCTACTTCCTCTTCTTCCTCCAGCCCGTCTTCCACCGCCTGCTGCAAAGCGTTCAGCGCTTGAGTGGCATCACTGCCCTTAGCCAACACCCGCACCATGCCATCTCGCTCAACCCCCAGTTTCAGCAGCGACATCAGGCTTTTGCCGTTGGCCACCTGGTCGCCGTAGCGCACCCGCACCTCGGCACTAAAGGATTTCGCCAAATCCGCAAACACGGTGGCGGGCCGAGCATGCAGACCCGTCGGCGCATCAATGGTGACATCAAAAAACTGGTCAAAGCCTTCAGTGTCGAGCCCTTTGCTGCTGGAGGATGACTTACCGGTGAGGCGATCGCAAATTACCTGGGCGTCCTCCGTATCTACCAACGCCTGCACCGCCGCCGGGTCATCTAGCACGTGGGTCAGGTTGGTGAGAATCTGCAGGTGCTCATCCGACTTCGCCGCAATACCCACTACCAAACGCACTACCTCGCCGGGGTTCCACTCCACCCCGGCGGGAATTTGCAGCACCGCAATGCCTGTCGTCACAATCAGGTCGCGCTGAGCGGGCTGTCCGTGGGGAATGGCGATGCTGTTACCCAGGTAGGTGTTGGCTTGGGTCTCCCGCATCTGCATGCTGTCCACGTAGCCCGGCTGAATGCGAGCACGGTTAACCAACAGCTCTCCCACCTGCCGAATCGCGTCTTTTTTGCTGTGGGCAGTGGCCTTCAGCCGCACATCCTCCGGCGTTAGGTTAATCATTCAAACTTCTCTCTTCTCTATGGGGTATTAAAAAGTATCTGCGAGGAAATTTAAGCGGATTTAATTAAGTAATCTAAACGCACAAAACTCACCCAGAATCTCGACGTTCCGGGCCAGGGATCAATACCTACGAGGCGTTTTCCGATGTCTTAATTGTTGAAGACTAGAAGCAATCTGGGAGAGCTTTGTTATATTTCCTTAGACATTGGTTAAAGATTTGTATCGCCCAGAAGTCAGCTCAGCAGACTTCACAAAAATCCAGCGCTACTAGTCCTATAATTTGGCCACAAACCCTCCTTTAGGGATATGACATTAGCTCAAAACTACCTCCTGTCCCGCTGTTCTCCTAGCAGAATTGTATCCCTGCATACAGTACACAACTGGAGAGAATTTTATAAGTGGGTCTGGCTGACCATGAGGTGAATTGACTTTTACCGCGCTGTTTTTTCGCTCCCTCCCGCTCCAAATCACGGCCCCACTATGCAAGACATTCAAATTGAACCTGTGCTTACCGTTGAGGCAGTGCCTGAGGTCCTTCAGGCAGACGCTAAGGGTGTTTCCCTACGAGATGTGACCAAGAAATACGGCTCGTTTGCAGCGGTTCAAAACATTACTCTTGATATTTCCGCCGGTTCATATACCTGCTTGCTAGGCCCTAGCGGCTGTGGCAAAACCACCACCATGCGCATGATCGCGGGCCACGAAGATATTTCTGAGGGCGACATCTATATCGGTGAAACGCGCATCAACGACATTCCCGCCACTCAGCGCAACACCGCCATGATGTTTCAAAACTACGCGCTGTTCCCCCACAAAACCGTGTGGGACAACGTCGATTTTGGTCTCAAAATGGGCGGCATGACCAAAGCCGAGCGGCAGCACCGCGTCGGCGAAATGCTGGAGGTGGTGGGGTTGAGTGGGTTTAGCGATCGCAAACCCGCCCAGCTCAGCGGTGGTCAGCAGCAGCGGGTCGCCCTCGCTCGCGCCTTAGTCACTCGCCCCCAGGTGCTCATGCTCGACGAGCCCCTCAGTGCCCTCGACGAATCGCTGCGGGTGAAAACTCGCGGCGAGCTGCGCAAGCTTCAGCGCCAGTTCGGCATGACCTTCATTCAGGTCACCCACAACCAAGACGAGGCCTACTCCCTCTCCGACCAGATTGTGGTCATGGATCACGGCCGCGTCGATCAGGTCGGCACCCCCGCCGAGATCTTCTCTAAGCCTCTGTCCAAGTTTGTGGCCCGCTTTACCGGCGACAACAACATCTTCCCCGGCACCGTCACCAGCGCCGTGCAAGACACCGACGGCCAGCTGATTCAGCTCGACATTCCCTCCCTGGGCACCCTGCTGTGCCTCGGCGACTACGCCCAGGTAGGAACCGAAGCCGCCTGCTGCATCCGCGCCGACCTGATGCAGATCAAATCCCTCGCCGACGCCGAAACGTCAGTCTGCGGCCCGGCCACCAACCGCCTCACCGCCCGCATTACCGCCGTAGAGTTCACTGGCTACGTCACCCGCGTTTCCCTAGTGCTCGAGCGCAGCGGTGTAGAAGTGCTGTACAAAGCCCGCACCCCTGACTGGCTCACCACCACCTTTATTGAAGGGCAGGTGGTCGTACTCGACTGGGCCGCCGCCGACTGCGTTTTTCTGCCCCACTAGCTTTGAGCTAGACACCTCCAGCGTTCTCCTCCCACGCTTTCTCAACCATTCGTTGTTACTGAATTGCTAACCATGGGTAAGTTTTCTCGCCGCCAAGTGATTCGCACCGGCCTCGCCGCTGGGGCTTTCCTCACCGCCACCCGCTGCGCCGCCCCCTCAGGTACCCCCAATAACCCGGCTTCTGGCCCCCAGGTCAACACCAACCAAAGCAAGGATGTAACCCTGCGGCTAATTGGCACGGGCGTGTCGCAAATCAACGACATCCGCGACAAAGCCCAAGAAGATCTGGGCTTTAAGTTCGACATGCGCGCCCTCAGCACCGAAGAAAACAACCAGATCGCTATTACCCAGCCCGGCCAATACGACATTTTCGATGGTGAGTACTTCAGCCTGCCTCTGGTGGTGCCCTCGGGTAACCTTCAGCCCATCGACATCAAGCGCATCACCAACTACGACAAGATTGTCTCCTTCTTCAGAACCGGCGAGTTCAAGGGTATGCCGGTCGAAAAATCTCAAGGTACCGCTCCCTTCAAGGTGCAGTACCTCACGGGCGCCGACTCCAAAGAGTTTTCTGACACCCCCACTGACTATGCCACTCTCATTCCCTTCCAATACAACGCCGACACTCTGGGCTACCGCCCCGACCTAGTTGGTCGCACCATTGAGAGCTGGGGCGAGCTGTTCAACGAAGAATTTAAGGGCAAAACCTCCATCCTCGACATTCCGCAGATTGGCATTATGGATGCGGCCATGGTGGCCGAGTCGCTTGGCCTCATGACCTTTGCGGACAAAGGCAACATGACCAAGGCCGAAATTGACCAAATCATCGAGATTCTCAAAGAGCAAAAAGCCAATGGCCAGTTCCGCGCTTTTTGGAAGACTTTTGACGAGTCAGTCAACCTGATGAGCTCTGGGGAAGTCGTGCTGCAATCCATGTGGTCGCCAGCGGTGACGGCGGTGCAGTCCCAGGGCACTGAGTGCATCTACGCTCCCCTCAAGGAAGGCTATCGAGGCTGGGGCGGTGGCATTGGCCTCTCCAAGAACTTGGAGGGTGTTAACCTCGATGCCGCCTACGAGTACATCAACTGGATGCTCGACGGCTGGGTGGGCGCGTTCCTCGGACGCCAAGGCTATTACAGCGCCGCCCCCGAGACCG is a window from the Leptolyngbya subtilissima AS-A7 genome containing:
- a CDS encoding ABC transporter substrate-binding protein, whose amino-acid sequence is MGKFSRRQVIRTGLAAGAFLTATRCAAPSGTPNNPASGPQVNTNQSKDVTLRLIGTGVSQINDIRDKAQEDLGFKFDMRALSTEENNQIAITQPGQYDIFDGEYFSLPLVVPSGNLQPIDIKRITNYDKIVSFFRTGEFKGMPVEKSQGTAPFKVQYLTGADSKEFSDTPTDYATLIPFQYNADTLGYRPDLVGRTIESWGELFNEEFKGKTSILDIPQIGIMDAAMVAESLGLMTFADKGNMTKAEIDQIIEILKEQKANGQFRAFWKTFDESVNLMSSGEVVLQSMWSPAVTAVQSQGTECIYAPLKEGYRGWGGGIGLSKNLEGVNLDAAYEYINWMLDGWVGAFLGRQGYYSAAPETARKFMSTSEWDFWYEGKPAAEDIVDPFGKTLAKAGVSRDGGSFDERFGNIVCWNSTMEENTYLVQKWNEFIAS
- the ptsP gene encoding phosphoenolpyruvate--protein phosphotransferase, whose protein sequence is MINLTPEDVRLKATAHSKKDAIRQVGELLVNRARIQPGYVDSMQMRETQANTYLGNSIAIPHGQPAQRDLIVTTGIAVLQIPAGVEWNPGEVVRLVVGIAAKSDEHLQILTNLTHVLDDPAAVQALVDTEDAQVICDRLTGKSSSSSKGLDTEGFDQFFDVTIDAPTGLHARPATVFADLAKSFSAEVRVRYGDQVANGKSLMSLLKLGVERDGMVRVLAKGSDATQALNALQQAVEDGLEEEEEVAASPALKLPALELESRALSGVAASPGLAIAPLHRFHRTKLEFAETASDPISEQDRLRDAIALADIDLTDLYAAIKERSGKAKAAIFQAHREFLADPELQQEALNRIPPNHSAPWAWQQVIETKAKELEALADPVLSGRAADVRDVGQRVLARLVGGGEAGSALPDHPVILIADDLTPSDTAGLDPERIQGFCTAAGGATSHTAIIARSLNIPAVAGAGNGVMELREGAIAILDGDQGQLYPNPTEGDLEKARQAQAERAQLRDVEQQTRFQPAITTDGHRIEVVANIGGPAEAAPAVNAGGEGVGLLRTEFLFLNRTAPPSEEEQYDALRQMTEALNGLPLIVRTLDIGGDKHVPYLNQPAEENPFLGIRGVRLCLERTDLFETQLRAILRAARGGYIRIMFPMIATLEDIRAAKTVLESVRAAIDGPPVEIGMMVEVPSAVLMAAEFAQEVDFFSVGTNDLTQYLLAMDRGHPTLAKQADALHPAVLRAICQTVQGAKLAGKWVGVCGGLAGEPQGAMILAGLGVKELSMDIPSIPKVKARLRGASMKQMKRLAQKAIACRTAEEVRAL
- a CDS encoding ABC transporter ATP-binding protein, with the translated sequence MQDIQIEPVLTVEAVPEVLQADAKGVSLRDVTKKYGSFAAVQNITLDISAGSYTCLLGPSGCGKTTTMRMIAGHEDISEGDIYIGETRINDIPATQRNTAMMFQNYALFPHKTVWDNVDFGLKMGGMTKAERQHRVGEMLEVVGLSGFSDRKPAQLSGGQQQRVALARALVTRPQVLMLDEPLSALDESLRVKTRGELRKLQRQFGMTFIQVTHNQDEAYSLSDQIVVMDHGRVDQVGTPAEIFSKPLSKFVARFTGDNNIFPGTVTSAVQDTDGQLIQLDIPSLGTLLCLGDYAQVGTEAACCIRADLMQIKSLADAETSVCGPATNRLTARITAVEFTGYVTRVSLVLERSGVEVLYKARTPDWLTTTFIEGQVVVLDWAAADCVFLPH